In Vigna unguiculata cultivar IT97K-499-35 chromosome 3, ASM411807v1, whole genome shotgun sequence, a single genomic region encodes these proteins:
- the LOC114178454 gene encoding glycerophosphodiester phosphodiesterase GDPD6-like, producing the protein MAFLPSFAPFVFLLLVIGCTARPFYPLPNKGDGGSRKPLQTFRPYNIAHRGSNGELPEETSAAYTKAIEEGADFIETDILSSKDGVLICFHDFNLDNTTDIANHEEFADRKRTYEVEGKNSTGFFTVDFTLKELKSLRVKQKFGYRDQQFNGKFQIITFEEFINIALDAPRVVGIYPEIKNPVFINQHVKWSDGKIFEDKFVETLQKYGLKGSYLSKDWLRQPVFIQSFAPTSLVYIANKTDLPKIFLIGDVDIPTQDTNQSYWEIISDEYLNYIKQYVVGIGPGKDTLVPVVNNYMATPTDLVSRAHAHNLQVHPYTYRNENLYLHFNFSQDPYVEYDYWINKIGVDGLFTDFTGSLHRFQEWTSKHQRR; encoded by the exons GTTTTGCTCCTTTTGTGTTTCTATTGCTTGTTATTGGTTGCACTGCAAGGCCTTTTTATCCTCTTCCCAACAAAGGTGATGGGGGAAGTAGGAAGCCCCTACAAACTTTTCGCCCATATAACATTGCACATCGCGGTTCAAATGGAGAGCTTCCTGAAGAAACTTCTGCTGCATATACG AAAGCTATTGAAGAAGGTGCAGACTTCATTGAAACTGATATCTTATCATCCAAAGATGGtgttcttatatgtttccatgaTTTCAACCTTGATAATACTACTGACATTGCAAATCACGAGGAGTTTGCTGATCGTAAAAGAACGTATGAAGTCGAAGGGAAAAACAGCACTGGATTCTTTACTG TTGATTTCACATTAAAGGAGTTAAAGTCATTGAGGGTGAAACAGAAGTTTGGATACAGGGATCAACAGTTCAATG GAAAGTTTCAAATCATCACTTTTGAAGAGTTCATTAACATAGCACTGGATGCACCAAGAGTTGTTGGAATATATCCAGAGATAAAAAATCCAGTATTTATCAATCAACAT GTTAAATGGTCAGATGGCAAAATATTTGAGGACAAGTTTGTGGAGACACTTCAGAAATATGGGTTAAAGGGTTCCTACCTGTCAAAAGATTGGCTGAGACAACCTGTATTCATTCAGTCATTTGCTCCAACTTCACTCGTGTATATAGCAAATAAGACGGACTTGCccaaaattttcttaattggcgATGTTGATATTCCAACACAAGACACCAATCAG TCATACTGGGAGATCATATCTGATGAATACCTAAACTACATAAAGCAATATGTTGTGGGAATAGGACCAGGGAAGGACACGTTGGTACCTGTGGTAAATAATTATATGGCAACTCCTACTGATCTTGTCTCCAGGGCACATGCTCATAATCTGCAG GTGCATCCATATACTTACCGAAATGAGAACCTTTATTTGCACTTCAACTTTAGTCAAGATCCGTATGTGGAGTATGATTACTGGATCAATAAGATAGGTGTTGATGGTCTGTTTACAGACTTCACTGGTAGCCTTCATCGTTTTCAGGAATGGACCTCTAAACATCAAAGACGATGA